The proteins below come from a single Corylus avellana chromosome ca3, CavTom2PMs-1.0 genomic window:
- the LOC132174479 gene encoding putative RING-H2 finger protein ATL19 has product MSEPHESFVPETSSHYTLSLDLPTSITVCIILMFLISLLCQGLSRFFHWRWPDTRPASYDLEQGDGIRRPDTVSNTSQQAAFYQAIIQNNIRTLETLDSFMRDVGEKRGQRLRASEKLPPLVRYGSHEMMSSCTCSDCAICLEDFADGDKCQVFPTCNHIFHSNCIDVWLKKKLTCPICRNILDV; this is encoded by the coding sequence ATGTCAGAACCTCATGAATCCTTTGTTCCTGAAACTTCTTCCCACTATacactctctcttgatctcccAACTTCCATCACTGTGTGCATCATTCTGATGTTCTTAATCAGCCTTCTTTGTCAGGGTCTCAGTAGGTTTTTCCATTGGCGGTGGCCGGACACAAGACCCGCCAGCTACGATCTCGAACAAGGAGACGGGATTCGTCGGCCGGATACTGTTTCGAATACGTCTCAGCAAGCTGCATTTTATCAGGCTATAATCCAGAACAATATCCGGACGCTTGAAACATTGGACAGCTTTATGCGGGATGTAGGGGAAAAGCGAGGGCAAAGGCTGAGGGCCTCAGAGAAACTGCCACCATTGGTGCGCTATGGAAGCCATGAAATGATGTCGAGTTGTACATGTAGTGATTGTGCCATATGCTTGGAGGATTTTGCAGATGGCGATAAATGTCAAGTTTTTCCAACTTGcaatcatatttttcattcGAATTGCATTGATGTCTGGTTGAAGAAAAAGCTAACTTGTCCTATTTGTCGTAATATATTAGATGTATGA